One part of the Bacteroidota bacterium genome encodes these proteins:
- a CDS encoding NADH-quinone oxidoreductase subunit D — protein MLEEIGTNDQGDMIINVGPQHPSTHGVLHLVITLHGETIKKVEPHLGYIHRSIEKMCESLSYRQFIYVTSRMDYLSSHINNHACAICVEKGLQLEIPARAQVIRVLMDELTRLASHLLWWGALAMDLGAFTPFFYSFREREMINEIMEDTCGARLTMNYIVPGGLMMDLHPDFQRKVKEFLRLFRSKIHEYDELVTGNIIFQSRTKNVGVISKEDAISYGCSGPTARGSGVSCDIRKLYPYEVYDTLQFDEVVEHGGDSFARYKVRIGEMIQSMHIIDQLIDNIPEGEIQAKTKAVLKLPKGDFYSRVETARGELGVYIISEGGTTPYRIKFRSPGFSNLSALDHMVRGGKIGDLMATMGTLDLVIPDIDR, from the coding sequence ATGCTCGAAGAAATCGGCACCAACGACCAGGGTGATATGATCATCAATGTCGGACCTCAACATCCATCCACACATGGTGTATTGCATTTGGTCATTACCTTGCATGGTGAAACCATTAAAAAAGTTGAACCACATCTCGGTTATATACATCGCTCCATAGAAAAAATGTGCGAGAGTTTATCCTACAGACAATTTATTTATGTTACCAGTCGTATGGATTATCTCTCCTCTCACATTAACAATCATGCCTGTGCGATTTGTGTAGAAAAAGGATTACAATTGGAAATCCCTGCACGAGCTCAGGTGATCCGTGTGTTGATGGATGAACTCACCCGCCTGGCTTCACACTTACTATGGTGGGGCGCACTCGCCATGGATCTTGGAGCCTTTACTCCCTTCTTTTATTCGTTCCGTGAGCGGGAGATGATCAATGAGATCATGGAAGACACCTGCGGAGCGAGATTAACGATGAATTATATTGTTCCCGGCGGACTCATGATGGACCTCCACCCGGATTTCCAACGTAAGGTGAAAGAATTTCTTCGGCTTTTCCGTTCTAAAATTCACGAGTATGATGAGTTGGTAACCGGAAATATAATTTTTCAAAGCCGCACTAAAAATGTAGGAGTAATTTCAAAAGAAGATGCAATTTCCTATGGCTGCAGTGGACCAACAGCCAGAGGGAGCGGCGTCAGTTGTGATATACGCAAACTTTATCCCTATGAAGTTTATGACACCTTGCAATTTGATGAAGTAGTAGAACATGGTGGGGATTCCTTTGCGAGATATAAAGTAAGAATCGGTGAAATGATTCAAAGTATGCATATTATTGACCAGTTAATTGATAATATTCCCGAAGGTGAAATACAGGCAAAGACTAAAGCGGTATTGAAATTACCTAAGGGGGACTTCTACAGCAGAGTGGAAACAGCACGTGGAGAGTTAGGCGTTTACATTATCAGCGAAGGTGGAACTACACCTTACCGCATCAAATTCAGATCACCCGGATTCTCTAATCTAAGCGCCCTTGATCATATGGTGCGCGGAGGAAAAATTGGTGACCTGATGGCTACGATGGGAACGTTAGATCTGGTAATACCGGATATTGATCGTTGA
- a CDS encoding 4Fe-4S binding protein, protein MFLTDYIKTVVSTLGSLLKGMKLTGYYFTHPKEIITEQYPEVKPVLAERFKGEVIMPHNENNEHRCTGCTACELACPNGTIKIVTKSEVNAEGKKKKAIDTFVYRLELCTMCNLCIISCPSDAIIMSNAFEHSVYDRRQFTKVLNKPGSKIMEGVE, encoded by the coding sequence ATGTTTCTTACAGATTATATAAAAACAGTTGTGAGTACCCTGGGCTCCCTGCTAAAAGGCATGAAGCTGACAGGTTACTATTTTACCCATCCTAAGGAAATTATTACAGAGCAGTATCCTGAAGTAAAACCTGTACTGGCGGAGCGATTCAAGGGAGAGGTGATTATGCCACACAATGAAAACAACGAACATCGTTGCACCGGCTGCACGGCCTGTGAGTTGGCTTGTCCGAATGGTACGATAAAAATTGTGACGAAAAGCGAAGTCAATGCTGAAGGAAAAAAGAAAAAGGCAATTGACACTTTTGTTTACCGACTCGAACTTTGTACGATGTGTAATCTTTGCATTATTTCCTGCCCATCCGACGCCATCATCATGTCAAACGCTTTCGAGCATAGTGTATATGATCGCCGGCAATTCACGAAAGTCCTGAATAAGCCCGGCTCTAAAATTATGGAGGGTGTAGAATGA